Proteins encoded by one window of Bacillota bacterium:
- a CDS encoding recombinase XerC gives MFEQFIESLRQQGKSELTLRQYRSDWNRFYRWIQSETGELTDGQEVTQLDVANFKRWASQHYKPRTVSLNLVHLSVYYRWLVNQGVIPDNPCDNVDPVTVQQTAPKWLSRNEQNTLVRAVRKHGNARELAIITVLLHTGIRVQELCDLRLRDVQLGERKGQLIVQNGKGGKYRVIPLNLDARKVLQDYLSERQSDSHYVFITQRSPKMTPRAVQFILAKYSLLTGIEVTPHILRHSFCHELAVRNVPLDVIARLAGHTKKDGTPNLAMVTRYTMPSQDDLARAVEQLSWK, from the coding sequence ATGTTCGAGCAGTTTATTGAAAGTCTCAGGCAGCAGGGGAAAAGTGAACTTACTCTCAGACAGTACCGGTCCGATTGGAACCGTTTTTACCGGTGGATACAATCAGAGACGGGAGAATTAACGGATGGGCAAGAGGTTACGCAGTTAGACGTAGCGAACTTTAAGCGATGGGCGTCGCAGCATTATAAACCCCGGACCGTGTCGCTTAACTTGGTTCATTTATCCGTATATTATCGCTGGTTAGTTAACCAGGGTGTTATTCCCGATAACCCATGCGATAACGTGGACCCTGTCACCGTCCAGCAGACAGCTCCGAAATGGTTGTCACGTAACGAGCAGAACACTCTCGTCCGTGCAGTTCGTAAACACGGTAATGCTCGGGAACTGGCGATAATAACCGTGCTGTTACATACCGGAATAAGGGTACAGGAACTTTGCGACCTCCGATTACGCGATGTCCAATTAGGGGAACGTAAAGGACAACTTATCGTCCAGAACGGTAAAGGCGGGAAATATCGTGTGATACCGCTTAACCTCGACGCACGGAAAGTCCTCCAGGATTACCTCTCGGAGCGACAGAGCGACAGCCATTACGTCTTTATTACCCAGCGGTCCCCTAAGATGACTCCGCGAGCGGTCCAGTTTATTCTCGCTAAATACAGTCTATTAACTGGTATCGAAGTTACACCCCACATTCTACGCCACAGCTTTTGTCACGAGCTGGCTGTCCGTAATGTTCCCCTCGATGTTATTGCACGGCTCGCTGGTCACACGAAAAAGGACGGAACTCCGAATTTAGCGATGGTTACGAGGTATACCATGCCCAGCCAGGACGACCTCGCTAGAGCTGTCGAGCAGTTAAGCTGGAAATAG
- a CDS encoding purine-binding chemotaxis protein CheW gives MGTNNQIVIMSLNDQRYALPINNVSEIIRVMEVIKVPNMRDYCTGIINLRGSVVPVISLGLRLGLGESELTKDSRVIVVEQNGHKLGLTVDSVYSVTEFSQEQMEEPESLGDTEQFIKGVIHLDNNMVLFLDLDKVSS, from the coding sequence TTGGGCACAAACAACCAGATAGTAATTATGAGCTTAAATGACCAGAGATACGCCTTACCGATTAATAATGTATCAGAAATAATAAGAGTAATGGAAGTAATCAAAGTCCCAAATATGCGGGACTACTGCACAGGGATAATAAACCTAAGGGGCTCTGTTGTGCCTGTTATAAGTTTGGGACTGCGCCTTGGATTGGGGGAAAGTGAATTAACCAAGGATTCACGTGTCATTGTCGTTGAGCAGAATGGTCATAAGCTAGGCCTGACCGTTGACAGTGTTTATTCAGTAACTGAATTTTCGCAGGAACAAATGGAAGAACCGGAATCACTAGGCGATACGGAACAATTCATAAAGGGCGTTATTCATCTAGACAATAATATGGTTTTATTTTTGGATCTAGATAAAGTATCCTCTTAA
- a CDS encoding methyl-accepting chemotaxis protein — protein MKGIKLGFNISSLKTKLALILIIVTALILTGLSYFNYTRASSILSTEIEDAALAGARHNAEIVTNWLTGIQNEVVSLVVTPAIKSMDWEKQLPVLQVVADKHDDYEMFVVGDVKGVAHTTTSGNQEFDISDRQYFNDVMQTKEVVISDPIISKSSNQLVVTIAAPVYNEEITAPVGLVAATVTLEYLQELVKEMNIGGSGYGGIVNHDLTMIAHPDKQWINNTKIWDLDADLKKLAEKAAAGEEGLGRYTLEGESKELAYAPIELAEWSVFMAAGTDDVMAPLSEIRNLAVSFTIGSILIMLLVSIAIASYIAKPIVSLGKTAEAIASGDLTAKVDTGRKSNDEIGGLANSFEKMVENLKSMLTRVQGTSDKLASHSQELASSSEEVSATVEEVASTTNEVAATSGQGAENAEGAAKESEQVQQVAEEGNKAVQETVEKMQSISDSSQNVATAVKNLGEQSNQIGEIISTITNIADQTNLLALNAAIEAARAGEHGRGFAVVAEEVRKLAEQSAGAAGEITGLIEKIQVGVGEAVTAIDGSVVEVDDGVQVANNAGASLEQIIKAIEKNTAVIQDVATGSGQANEGMQQLSASNEQITSTVQQISSAAQELANIAGELQNEVVKFKLDGASHDQNYNNNEVDNTENTSPKENK, from the coding sequence ATGAAGGGCATTAAACTGGGATTTAACATAAGCAGCCTAAAGACAAAATTAGCACTTATATTAATCATTGTTACTGCGCTAATTCTAACCGGATTATCTTATTTTAACTATACCCGGGCATCTTCAATTCTTTCTACTGAAATTGAAGATGCCGCCCTGGCTGGAGCACGCCACAATGCAGAGATTGTTACCAACTGGCTAACTGGCATACAAAATGAGGTTGTTTCTCTGGTGGTTACGCCTGCTATCAAGAGTATGGATTGGGAAAAACAGCTTCCGGTACTGCAAGTAGTAGCCGATAAACACGATGACTACGAAATGTTTGTGGTGGGTGATGTTAAAGGTGTTGCCCATACTACAACCAGCGGCAACCAAGAATTTGATATATCAGACAGGCAATATTTTAATGACGTAATGCAAACCAAGGAAGTAGTAATCTCAGACCCAATCATAAGTAAATCATCAAATCAGCTGGTGGTTACCATTGCCGCTCCCGTCTATAATGAGGAAATTACTGCCCCGGTTGGTTTAGTTGCGGCCACAGTAACACTTGAATACCTACAGGAACTAGTTAAAGAAATGAACATTGGTGGCAGTGGTTACGGGGGTATTGTCAACCATGATTTAACAATGATTGCCCACCCGGACAAACAGTGGATTAACAACACAAAGATATGGGACTTAGATGCTGATCTTAAGAAACTGGCCGAGAAAGCTGCTGCTGGTGAAGAAGGCCTCGGGCGATACACTCTTGAAGGCGAAAGTAAAGAACTAGCTTATGCCCCTATAGAACTAGCCGAATGGTCGGTATTTATGGCAGCCGGTACGGATGATGTTATGGCTCCATTAAGTGAGATTCGGAATTTGGCTGTATCATTTACAATAGGCTCAATCTTGATCATGCTGCTTGTTTCAATTGCAATTGCCAGTTACATAGCCAAGCCTATCGTTTCTTTAGGTAAAACAGCAGAAGCAATAGCAAGCGGTGACCTAACTGCAAAAGTTGACACCGGCCGCAAAAGCAACGATGAAATTGGAGGACTAGCTAATTCCTTTGAAAAAATGGTCGAGAACCTAAAGTCCATGCTAACCAGGGTTCAGGGCACTTCCGATAAGCTGGCTTCACACAGCCAGGAACTGGCCTCCTCCAGTGAAGAGGTAAGCGCCACCGTGGAGGAAGTAGCCAGCACCACTAACGAAGTGGCAGCCACATCGGGGCAGGGTGCTGAAAACGCTGAAGGGGCCGCTAAAGAATCTGAACAGGTGCAGCAGGTAGCGGAGGAAGGAAACAAGGCTGTACAGGAAACGGTTGAGAAAATGCAATCAATATCTGATTCCTCACAAAATGTTGCCACTGCTGTTAAAAACCTGGGTGAGCAGTCCAATCAAATAGGTGAAATAATTAGCACTATTACCAACATCGCAGACCAAACCAACCTCCTTGCCCTAAATGCCGCCATTGAAGCAGCCCGGGCCGGAGAACACGGGCGAGGATTTGCCGTGGTGGCTGAGGAAGTACGTAAGCTAGCTGAACAGTCTGCTGGTGCTGCCGGTGAAATCACAGGCTTGATTGAAAAAATACAGGTCGGTGTAGGTGAGGCAGTTACAGCTATTGATGGTAGTGTGGTGGAAGTCGACGACGGAGTGCAGGTAGCCAACAACGCCGGCGCCTCTTTAGAGCAAATCATTAAAGCCATAGAAAAGAATACAGCTGTAATTCAAGATGTTGCTACCGGTTCCGGCCAGGCCAATGAGGGTATGCAGCAGCTGTCCGCGTCAAACGAACAGATAACATCTACAGTGCAGCAGATTTCCAGCGCAGCTCAGGAACTGGCCAACATTGCAGGAGAACTCCAAAATGAAGTGGTCAAGTTTAAGTTAGATGGTGCTAGCCATGATCAAAATTATAATAACAACGAAGTAGATAATACTGAAAATACTAGCCCAAAAGAAAATAAATAA
- a CDS encoding site-specific integrase, whose amino-acid sequence MAKKRVSSVAKKKSTPKTEQWKEALQSFLLWKQAQGLSETTIRDYRTHANIFFKRHPQAFNSKKIKPAIYEYMSEPIKPATFNLRLAYLRAFFNWCVDEGYLTENPLAGFKRRKAESRIVNLDEETLSRLIKQPDTSTFAGLRDHAMILLTLDTGIRPKEALSLLTDDINLRSLEVHVRAEVAKTTNSRTLPISPVTAKAIKELIAARHPEWRMKTPVFCSCEGTPLNRHTWGDRMEMYSRQIGTWVRPYDLRHAFALQYLRNGGHALSLQRLMGHADLTMTRRYVALTQGDLRQQHTLASPLNTLAPQKKRVRKAKAN is encoded by the coding sequence ATGGCGAAAAAGCGAGTTTCGTCCGTAGCAAAGAAAAAATCAACACCCAAAACCGAACAGTGGAAAGAAGCACTGCAAAGTTTTTTACTCTGGAAGCAGGCACAGGGATTGAGCGAGACAACAATAAGAGATTACCGCACCCATGCAAATATTTTCTTCAAACGCCATCCCCAGGCATTTAATTCGAAGAAGATAAAACCTGCTATTTACGAGTATATGTCCGAACCCATAAAACCCGCGACCTTTAATTTAAGGCTGGCGTACCTCCGGGCTTTCTTTAACTGGTGCGTTGACGAGGGATACCTAACAGAGAACCCATTGGCCGGGTTTAAAAGGCGGAAGGCCGAAAGTAGAATTGTAAACCTTGATGAGGAAACATTGAGCCGGTTAATAAAGCAGCCCGATACCAGCACCTTTGCGGGTCTCAGAGATCATGCTATGATCCTTTTAACTTTGGATACCGGTATTCGTCCCAAAGAGGCATTGTCTTTACTCACAGATGACATTAATTTGCGGTCCTTGGAAGTTCACGTCCGTGCCGAAGTTGCCAAAACTACGAACAGCAGAACGCTACCCATATCACCTGTGACAGCTAAGGCAATCAAAGAATTAATAGCAGCAAGGCATCCCGAATGGAGAATGAAAACGCCCGTATTCTGTAGCTGCGAGGGGACCCCGTTAAACCGTCACACATGGGGCGACAGAATGGAGATGTATAGTAGACAAATAGGGACATGGGTTCGCCCATACGATTTACGGCACGCTTTCGCCCTCCAATATTTGAGGAACGGAGGACACGCTTTATCCCTTCAACGACTAATGGGCCATGCTGACTTGACGATGACTCGACGTTATGTTGCCCTTACCCAGGGAGATTTACGCCAGCAGCACACACTCGCCTCTCCGTTAAACACTCTGGCCCCGCAGAAAAAACGGGTAAGGAAGGCAAAGGCAAACTAA
- a CDS encoding glycine betaine ABC transporter substrate-binding protein: MKKTIKILLLATILIISTLPALGCAGGGEEAKKDKVIKIGHAPYDYEVPVIEITKQIAAEKGYEVDVVEGDIGFMFLSLVQGDIDIWPGIWLPSIHKSYQEKYKDQYELGSAIFKDAPIGWGLPKYVDVDSTADLKGNESAVDGKLVGFEPGSGMMLVSEEIIDGYDLDIDLVPGTLSAMMAEVDYSIEHKEPILFLAWRPHTMMRKYDIKILDDPKGYWEYDTEYWGIREGFKDKSPEIYNFVNNFKMSIDETEEFLYAYQEQDKDAEDLAKSWIEDNRSKIDSWLEE; encoded by the coding sequence TTGAAGAAAACTATTAAGATTTTATTGTTAGCCACCATTTTGATCATAAGTACCTTGCCGGCACTTGGCTGTGCGGGTGGTGGGGAAGAGGCCAAAAAGGATAAGGTGATCAAGATTGGCCATGCTCCTTACGATTATGAAGTGCCTGTCATCGAAATAACCAAGCAAATTGCAGCAGAAAAGGGTTATGAAGTAGATGTTGTGGAAGGTGATATTGGTTTTATGTTTTTATCGCTGGTACAGGGGGATATTGATATCTGGCCAGGCATATGGCTACCCTCCATTCATAAATCCTACCAGGAGAAGTACAAAGACCAGTATGAACTGGGCAGCGCTATTTTTAAAGACGCTCCCATCGGATGGGGATTACCGAAATATGTTGATGTGGATTCCACTGCCGATTTAAAGGGAAATGAAAGCGCTGTTGACGGTAAACTGGTGGGTTTTGAGCCGGGCTCAGGCATGATGCTGGTCTCCGAGGAGATCATCGATGGCTACGATCTCGACATAGATTTAGTTCCGGGCACATTATCCGCCATGATGGCTGAGGTGGACTATTCGATTGAGCATAAAGAGCCAATTCTTTTCCTGGCTTGGCGTCCCCATACTATGATGCGTAAATATGATATTAAAATTTTAGATGATCCCAAAGGATACTGGGAATATGACACCGAATACTGGGGAATTCGTGAAGGATTTAAGGATAAATCCCCTGAGATATATAACTTTGTCAATAATTTTAAGATGAGTATTGACGAGACTGAAGAGTTCCTGTATGCGTACCAGGAGCAGGATAAGGATGCCGAAGATCTAGCCAAAAGCTGGATTGAAGATAACCGCTCTAAAATAGATTCCTGGCTTGAAGAGTAA
- a CDS encoding helix-turn-helix transcriptional regulator: MRLTGGLIRLLRVSKQLKQKEFSERLGISITQLSFIENGIKPITPDLEARIRKVYAVDDAVLTVLAMLDHFGKEGRKNDAKNAE; this comes from the coding sequence ATGCGTTTAACAGGCGGATTAATTAGATTGTTACGAGTTTCGAAGCAACTGAAACAAAAAGAATTTAGTGAACGGCTCGGAATCAGCATTACCCAACTGTCATTTATTGAGAACGGAATTAAACCGATAACGCCCGACCTGGAGGCCAGAATCAGGAAGGTTTACGCCGTGGACGATGCGGTCCTTACGGTTCTGGCGATGTTGGACCATTTTGGAAAGGAGGGACGGAAGAACGATGCAAAAAATGCCGAGTAA